One genomic region from Methanocaldococcus fervens AG86 encodes:
- a CDS encoding Mrp/NBP35 family ATP-binding protein, translated as MAECDGNCNSCASKNTCSDTKKLLAQQDKKIRENMSKIKHKIVILSGKGGVGKSTVTVNLAAALNLMGKKVGVLDADIHGPNIPKMLGVENAQPMVGPAGIFPIVTKEGIRTMSISYLLPDDKTPVIWRGPKVSGAIRQFLADVAWGELDYLLIDTPPGTGDEQLTIMQSIPDIDGAIVVTTPEEVSILDVKKSITMARMLNILILGIIENMSGFVCPHCNKVVDVFGRGGGEKAAKEFGVEFLGRIPLDVKAREASDKGIPMVLLDCKASEEFKKIVERIVEKVEGKKE; from the coding sequence ATGGCTGAATGTGATGGAAATTGTAACAGCTGTGCATCAAAAAACACATGTTCTGATACAAAAAAACTTTTAGCTCAGCAAGATAAAAAAATTAGAGAAAATATGTCAAAAATTAAACATAAAATAGTTATTCTGAGTGGTAAGGGAGGGGTTGGTAAATCAACAGTAACAGTTAATTTAGCGGCTGCTCTAAACTTGATGGGTAAAAAAGTTGGTGTTTTAGATGCTGATATTCATGGCCCAAATATACCAAAGATGCTTGGGGTTGAAAATGCCCAACCAATGGTTGGACCAGCAGGAATATTTCCAATAGTTACAAAAGAAGGGATAAGAACCATGTCAATTAGTTATCTCCTACCTGATGATAAAACACCAGTTATTTGGAGAGGTCCAAAGGTTAGTGGAGCTATTAGGCAGTTTTTAGCTGATGTAGCTTGGGGAGAACTTGATTATTTATTAATAGATACTCCACCAGGAACTGGGGATGAGCAATTAACAATCATGCAATCAATTCCGGATATTGATGGAGCTATAGTAGTTACAACACCTGAAGAAGTTTCTATATTGGACGTTAAAAAATCAATAACAATGGCTAGAATGCTAAATATCCTAATACTTGGAATTATCGAAAATATGAGTGGATTCGTTTGCCCACACTGTAATAAAGTTGTAGATGTATTTGGTAGAGGAGGGGGAGAGAAGGCTGCTAAAGAGTTTGGAGTTGAATTTTTAGGAAGAATTCCTTTAGATGTTAAAGCAAGGGAGGCAAGTGATAAAGGAATACCAATGGTCTTACTTGACTGTAAAGCTAGTGAAGAGTTTAAAAAGATTGTTGAAAGAATTGTTGAAAAGGTTGAGGGCAAAAAAGAATAA